GGAACCAAGAATAGAGATGGGACAAAATAGTTGTCTGTTTTCATAATCAACCAAGGTACTTTTCCAAAGAGATTTTGATCGTCCTCACAGAAGAACAATTTATCATGATGCTCATAATCATGAGCTAGATGAAGGTATAGATATGATGGTACTGAATCAGTTGAAGTGTTTATGAGGTGGTTTTTTAGCATGTTCCCATAACACTGAGGAGATTTCATGTCAAAACTATTGAATTGATCAGAGAGGGGAAAATCCAGGGGCAGTAACCATGAGTTCCCCGGAAATGGCTCACAGAAGAGGTCAGCCATGTCCTTTCCTCGATCAACAAGGAGTACACGATCTGTAAGGAGAGCATAAAGATACGCAGAAGCCAAAGTAAGTATCCGGTTTCCTAATCCACTAAAAGATATCCAAACAAGATATCTACATTCGGTAGAGTGAATGGTGTGGCCAGACTTGAATCGTTCCAGAGCATTGATATAGGATTGAGTATTTGGTCCGCAGCGTTTATGGAGATCTTCATAACTCCTGAGTTTGGAAACAAGATACCCTGAAGGCTTATAAGGAGAAGTTTTGCGATATAAAAAGGACTGATATCTGCTAAAGCAAGAAACTTCATCGAACCCAGCAGCTAGAAGTCCATCAAGCAATTTCTCCTTATCAATGTCAGTCGGTTGAGAAGAATGATCTTCTGAACCTATTAAGTTTGAAAAACGAAATGGTTACACACGGCAAGCAAAATGATAATTGTAACCAAAGCTCTGAGCTGAAATCCTAAAAATCTTTAAGTAAGCATCTTCCATGACTATGGGGGTAACTATTTTGACAAAACTAAATGCATATTTTATACTTTCAAAACCCCACAATTACATTATTGAATAGATCAAAACAGATTCACCATTTTGAAGCAATAACAGTCTAGAAAGCAAAATGAAAATGTGATTGGAAACAGTTTTAACTAAAGAAGGCATAACTCAGGAGGAAATACAGCCCACAATTTGGTTACTATTCATATTTTGGCCACAAATGCCACATTGTTGCCTCTCCTAGCAACAAGTAATCTTCAACCCTCAGAGTCAAAGAATTTATTCATCAATGGCAAATTCTATCCAAAACCAACTTACAATAGAACACAATAAAGTGAATTAAAACACCACTACTAAAAAGAGCaaaataattaagaaagaaGCATTAGGTTCCTCACACTTTCGTTTAAGGAATTTCCCTGCATCAAGTATTGGTTTCAGACTCTCAGTGaagtttattatttaattactGATGCATCCATGAGAACAATGCACTGCAAGTTCAAACCCAAAAAGCTATTCCCAGATTGACAGACTCTAGCATCATTAATAACTAAACTATTCAAGGCTGAGAGTTTTGAGAAACTTATCTCACCTAGACCAACTGGTGTAGCATTTTGGTGTGCACTGTCATCCAGAACTCTAGCATCTGCAAATCCCGTCGTTCGATCGGACGGTTGGTGTCGGAAGATTATGAAGAAAAGTACCAAAACCGGCAAGGTCATCAAACAAGCGGCCAAGATCTTAGTGAGCCTCATCGAACT
This genomic stretch from Tripterygium wilfordii isolate XIE 37 chromosome 22, ASM1340144v1, whole genome shotgun sequence harbors:
- the LOC119991917 gene encoding galactoside 2-alpha-L-fucosyltransferase-like; the protein is MDLISFRRRLSPTQNSDRLLSQNPQFPLKRYESSSSMRLTKILAACLMTLPVLVLFFIIFRHQPSDRTTGFADARVLDDSAHQNATPVGLGSEDHSSQPTDIDKEKLLDGLLAAGFDEVSCFSRYQSFLYRKTSPYKPSGYLVSKLRSYEDLHKRCGPNTQSYINALERFKSGHTIHSTECRYLVWISFSGLGNRILTLASAYLYALLTDRVLLVDRGKDMADLFCEPFPGNSWLLPLDFPLSDQFNSFDMKSPQCYGNMLKNHLINTSTDSVPSYLYLHLAHDYEHHDKLFFCEDDQNLFGKVPWLIMKTDNYFVPSLFLVPSFEQELSKLFPEKGTVFHHLGRYLFLPSNPVWALITRYYHSYMAKADERIGIQVRVFDSRPGPFKHVMDQILACTLREKLLPEVDLKDSTVTPLNNPRLKAVLLTSLSSGYSENLKDMYWEHPTVTGEVVGVYQPSHEGFQQTEKQVHNRKAWAEMYLLSLTDVLVTSSWSTFGYVAQGLGGLRPWILYKPENDTTPDPPCRRAMSMEPCFHAPPFYDCKAKTGIDTGAVVPHVRHCEDMSWGLKVVDGHDGL